The Cicer arietinum cultivar CDC Frontier isolate Library 1 chromosome 1, Cicar.CDCFrontier_v2.0, whole genome shotgun sequence genome contains the following window.
catgattgaaatatataaatcatatacCTTAACCACAGGACTAGAGCCAACACGTGCATCCCATAATATGAGACAAGAATCATCTCCAACACTACAGAACTCCTGCGCACTTCAGCATGATCACAAAGATGTCAGGAAGACATGGTTGTCCCGTAAAGTATAGATTTAGTCCATGTTGCTACTATAGTGTAAATAGTCTAAATTCCTCAAATAGAATTTGAGAACATAGAATAAGGTGaacaataaaataagaaaagcCACTTCAATAAGGCAAATCATTTAAATATGAAACTACTTTGTAGAGTAAACAAATTACCTAGAAGGGCAAAAGGCAACATCTTCAACGGTATCCTCATGCCCAGAGTAGATACCTCTTGGTCCGACAGAAGGGCTGTCAACAGTTTTTTCACCGCCTTCCCCAGATTTAGAGTTTTGTTTGATAATGGATCCACCAGACTTGGAGTCCGTAGCAGCAGATGTTACATGGTCTTCAATACTCCACAACACCACTGTTCTATCCTTCCCTGCAATGCAACCCAGTTTTGTCAGATAAGAGAAACCACAACAATGAATGAATAGGGATTTAAAACATAATTGTTTACAAAATGGAGAGAAAAAGGTATGCCAACCTCCTGATAACACATAGGGCTCAGTTGGGCACATTGCAAGAGCAAATTCTGCATTATCTTGGTGTCCAGTCAAtatctgcaaaagaagttttgtGAATATACCAAGAAGCATCAACCATgccaaataacaaaaatgaaaacaataacATTGggatatgatttttttttaaatagggtAGTTCAGGGAAACTAAAGATGGAGTACATATAATTCAAATTGGAGGGACCAATTTGAAAATACTCATCCCAATTTCCAAGTTTTTGCACCCAACCTGTTCTAGCCCCACCAATGCTACCTCACTCTTCAGTTCAATAGAGCCACACCCTCATGTAACTTACAAGTTTATTCAATTAATCGAGCTAACGAAACAGCATCAAAATATGATCCTTCACACCACAAAATCCTAGTTTTTAGGGAGACAAAAACATGTTTCCCACAAACAAAAGGAGCATGCATGCTTCATTCTGTGAATTTGATCACATGTTACAAATTGTATTGAGCTTTTCTAGATGGATGAATGTTACGGTTTATCTGTGCAAACTGCTTGGTGAAATAGGCATACCAAATCTGGACGAGAGTTCGTAGCTCCGAGAACAGCATGACGGTTAGGTTGGCTTTCAACATCCCAAATGAGAACCTGATATTTTAAGAGTCACAAATAAGGAACAAAATATCAAGGAAACAAATCAAttgtaaagaataaaaaaaatctcaaggAAAACTGTAAAGTTCTTACATCAGGGCTGTCTGTGTGAGTAGCCACTATCTTAGAATTCTGTGGCAATTCCCTAATTCTGTTCACCTACAACTCAAACCATAAAGATCTGATCAGCAAACAACAATATCCATATCCTCAGCATAATGATAAACCATTTACAGGCATTTATAAATGAACAAAAATCTCAATAAAATCTCCAAAACAAAGCCAGGCAGATTAAGTAACAAAGTTATTATTCATTCATCTTTAGAAAAACTTCAAAAGCATCCAATTTTCATAATGTGGATGTGAAATTTTTACCTCGCCCGGATGTATGATGGTCTTGTACTTCTTCACAAATGGAGAGCGAGCCTCTTCATTaaactgaaaaaataaaataaaaaattagctCATTAATTGAATTTCAAACAACAAACTAAACCCTGTTTGGATAAACAGCTTAATTATTAAGCACTAACATAAGCACTTATAGTATAAGTACTTATGTAAaagctatttctataacaaaagataaaataaagtcaaattgtttTCCTATAAGTTGTCAAGATTCAAGTAACAGTTTTGATAAGTTCTTCCAAACAGTCTCACACATATGCTAGTAGATTAACCCAAATAAGTCAATTCAAACATGCCCTAAACAACTAAAAGGTAAGAAACATCACATTgacataacaataaataaatcacCTGCGAAATATGTTCTGCAGCTGCAACCCTAGTCTTCACAACCTCACAATTCGCAATCACCAAGGTATTTGGGACACTACCATCAGTCTAATAAAATCACAAAATCACTTTCATCAACACaaacttaataaaaaagtttgaaTCTTAAATTATcacaaaatcataaaaaataaaaaataaaaaattagaattgcCTGCTCAGAAAGATAGAGACGCTGGCGATTCTTGTAAGTAGCTTGTTCAAGCTGAGGGCCCCACCTATGaacaaatgaaaacaaaataattgaattagaTAAAACTAAACCTAAGATTAGagatgaaaaaacaaaaacccTAGAAATAGGAGAGAGAAAGCACCGGCAAGAGAGAGAAGGCCAGACGAGATTATGATTAGCGAGCCAGTCGTAGAGAACAGGAACAAGAGACTTCCATTGAGTGTATTTCTCGTCGACGGAAGCTTGTTGCTGTTGTTGgtggtgttgttgttgttgatgttgatgTTGCTGTTGCATCTTTTTggattctttaatagttttaGAATGAGATTGTTGTTGTTCGTCTTTTTTGTCTTCCTTAGGTTTAGGTTTACGACCTCGTGTTTCCTTCTTCTTCACCACGCCTTGTTGCGAAGGAGGAGTCTCCATTTTCTGTTTCTTCGctcttcaaaacaaaaaatgaaactcTACTCTCCCGTTACTCTTTTTCTTACTCTTCAAATTTCGCAATGGCTGTCCTCACTCCGTCACTCGcctttattaaaataatatccataaattaattacttaattaataattagtcacattttatatgtaatttttttttaaagttttggtattttaaaataattggaATATATGACATTACAAAAACTACTAAAGATGAAGTTTTTAACgacatgatttatttatttttataatttaatttataatatataaataattatcaattttcatgattttaaattattaaatcgtattttatattatttaaaatatgtcacattattattttacgTCTATAAATTTGAGGGAGTGAtcaaaataagataatttttttaaatgtaaggattaaattttatgaataaaaaaaaatatgaatatcaaaattgtaattaaatctactttttaaaataaagaaataaatattgataaaaaatgaattttatggatttaattattttaatagataaagaatttaattgatttaatgattatttaataaaatttgattgatttttatcttgtcataaaaataattttatacatacACCACActactattttaatttgttatattaCTTACTAAAACagtttaataaatatgttatattGTTGGAAAGTAAACTTTTTATATCTCACTCCCACTAGTTCTAACTATGTTTTCTGTGCTTTTGCTTCAATTACCATTTAATAGTTAGATTTGATGATATAGTTTCCATCTCTAGAATATCCCCACACGATCAAGTTTTCTTGCTTCAAATCATTTAGACTGATTCGAATAgtatgattttcttcaaaaggAAAAAAGATGGGTTTGATATAAGTATTATTGCAATTGATGAGATTTTGCATCATAAGATCTCCAAGAGAAAGATATCTCTATCATTGTGTTTAGGGTACCTTGTTTAGGAAGTTAGTTATCTTGCCATATGTTTATTTTGCGACTATTATCAACTATCCAacgaaattattttttaatagttcaAGAAGCTTTAAAAATATCACCCTAATTAAAATTACGGTAGTTTTTTTTAGTACGAaagatatttgaatttgaaaaacacctgactttaagaTATTTAGATAATAGTGAATTAGGATTTGAAATAAGTGTCTAAATTTGTGTACTTAAAAGATCTTCGTTAAAAGCTCTAATACTTTTGAACCGCATTTCTCATCTCATTTTGTTATTACATGAAGTCTTTCATTGTATAATGAGTTTGTCTTCCCTTGCCTTTGTTGTCTCACAACAAATTATGAATGATACTTTCTACGCGTGGGCATGCATTGACCTTTAAGAATAAGGAATCAACTCATAAAATCTTTAGAAATGTCATGTACCACAACCTTGATAAATACCTCTTTTTTCAAAGTAGAGAAGGAATTTCTCTTTTCACTCTTTGGATTTCTTCCAAATTGAACATTTGATCTTCCCACAAAAGTGGAGACACTAATATATTTACAATGAGtttctaattattttatgtaCATCTAACTtcagaattaatttttttctcgcATCAAGCACATTTTAGCGAAAAAAAGATCTCTAACTTGTTTTGATTACGAAcctgaagtagcaatgtcaatttacaaaaaaagggttcgaattgtaaattcacttttttaaaatttcatgctaaaacttaaaatatttaactcaagattgattttggttataaaaacagaaaacggagaatgttatTGGTTAgtaaaaagtatataatttaacttatctatttaacttgataataaAAAAGACTAGAAATAAATAGATATGAGGAAATAGATATTACACAAAGATAtattctggttcacccaaacCGAGTTACGTCCAGTTCTCATAATCGTGAGATTTTCACTGTGCTTCAGAACCAAGAATGTTCCCATTCACACATTTTCTCTTGAtcatgtaagacccttaattttaaatcctaaattatacaattttagggtattttgtgttgaatttcttatgcttctagcccagtttttggtatttagtgagttaaatgccaaaaatatatttttggaaattggattaaaattatttgttggagaataatttatttatgttacgaagaatttaatactggacaattttgttaaaaatatccctAGTTGCAAAAacttttatctgtcaattgagttgcgacgagagtagatatttttatcaaatggtttgagaagttatgcttgaaatgataattttgataaatatctagatatttttagatatttgttaatttatatatatatatatatatatatatatgtatgtatgtatgtatgtatgtttggagggaaaaagaaaggaaaaaggaagaaaggaaaactgaaGGAAACCAAAAAAAGATTTTCCTCTCCCTGTTACTCACATTTTATCCCTCTTCCATCTCCAGTCTTCTTCATTCGTTTCTTTTGCTTCCAGAAAaggaacccaaggcttggtgggtgagaagacaaggatttctcagcttcattcttcctctttgattcgaaaacgaagaaaaacggtgttaggggtttTGTGT
Protein-coding sequences here:
- the LOC101501320 gene encoding WD-40 repeat-containing protein MSI4, yielding METPPSQQGVVKKKETRGRKPKPKEDKKDEQQQSHSKTIKESKKMQQQHQHQQQQHHQQQQQASVDEKYTQWKSLVPVLYDWLANHNLVWPSLSCRWGPQLEQATYKNRQRLYLSEQTDGSVPNTLVIANCEVVKTRVAAAEHISQFNEEARSPFVKKYKTIIHPGEVNRIRELPQNSKIVATHTDSPDVLIWDVESQPNRHAVLGATNSRPDLILTGHQDNAEFALAMCPTEPYVLSGGKDRTVVLWSIEDHVTSAATDSKSGGSIIKQNSKSGEGGEKTVDSPSVGPRGIYSGHEDTVEDVAFCPSSAQEFCSVGDDSCLILWDARVGSSPVVKVEKAHNADLHCVDWNPHDDNLILTGSADNSVRMFDRRNLTSNGVGSPIHKFEAHKAAVLCVQWSPDKSSVFGSSAEDGLLNIWDYEKVGKKIERAGKTINSPPGLFFQHAGHRDKVVDFHWNAYDPWTIVSVSDDCESTGGGGTLQIWRMSDLLYRPEDEVLAELEKFKSHVVACAAKTEK